Part of the Vallitalea okinawensis genome, GAAAGGCGCTGCAAAAGATGTTCCGCTAACGCTATCATAGCCTCCCCCTGATTTTGTGGTCATTATATTAACACCAGGTGCTACTAAATCTGGCTTAACCATATTATCTGTACGCGTATAGCCTCTACCTGAAAAAGGAGCAATACTATTAATATCTGAGTTATATGCTCCAACACTAATCACCTTGTTAGCAGTAGAAGGAATTGTTAAAGTGGTATCTGTGGTTGGTTTAGCAAATGTTGTTTCTGCACTGGTTTCATAACTTATGGGCAGCCATAAATCATAACGCCCTGTAACAACATCGTTTGCCTTTAAGCGAATAGTCCATTTACCTGCTGTAAGGGCATCTCCAACAGGTACCATCTCCATGTATATCTGTTGAGCCTTACTGAATGGGGATGGTTCTCCATAGTAAAGTAGTATATCTGTAAAGTCCAGTCGAAACTTCTGAGTTCCTAATAATTGTTTTAAAAATCCAGTTGATTGACCACTTGGTGATATAAGCTCTACTTCAATATCATCTTCATACTCTTTCCATATCTGAATACTTAAATCTCGCTCATTGGCCTGAACAAAGACTTCTATATCTTTAATTTCATCGTCTTGTAAAAAGCCACTGGTATGCTTACCACTTATACCTTCATTGCCAGAACCAACAACGATAACATTCTTCCATCTATTTGCCCAATCATCTATATAGTTTTCGAATATAGATGTACCATCATGGGATCCATTATTATTTCCATAACTTATATTAATGGCTACTGGCTTATTTAACTCTTCAGCTTTTTCCACCACATACTTCACTGCACGCATTATCTCAGAATTTTTTGAGAAGGATTCCGCTCCTTTTAAACCTAATTTAACAATAATAAAATCTGCATTAGGTGCAGCTCCTATGTATTTCCCATCGCTTGCTCTACCATTACCTCCCGCTACCCCAGCTACTCCAGTTCCGTGTCCAATAATATCTCTACTTGGAACAATTTCCATCATCGCTTGCCTATTTTCTTGTTGCAAAGCCTCATTAATCTGATCCCTTGTATATTCTGATCCAAATACAAAACCTTCTGGAGGGTTTCCTTCAATGGTTTGATCCCATAGATACGCTATTCGTGTGGTCCCATCTTCATTGCGGAAGTCTGGATGAGCATAGTCTATACCGCTATCTATAATACCAATCAAAACGCCATCGCCCTTTAAATTATATTGTGGAAAGTTTTGTACATTTTCGATACAAGCATCGTATAACGCCTCTTCAATCTGTATCTTCATATTTTTAGGTTTCTCGATATACTCTATTTGATTTTCGTTAGCTAGCTCCACAATAGAATCTTCACTTATTGTTATGATAGCATATTGGTCTGTAAGTACCTCAACCAAAGCGCCATACTTATCAGCAAGGCTTATAATATCACCATTATATTTAACAATAATCTCCCAAGCATCGTCATCTTCTATATAGCCAACCGAGAGACTCGTTGATTTTAATAATTCATTTTTATTGATATCTAGTGCCAGATTTAACTCATTATCCACCTTTTGGTTATCGGCCAATCCATTCACCTCCCAAATCCCTATCATTAATGTATATGTAAAAAAACATAGGGATAAAACAATAAAATAAAAAGACCTCAAACAGTTTATACTGAATGAGGTCATATTAAGCTATTAACATGGTACTTCTCATAACTATTCACCTTATATACTAAGGAATATATATTGAACTAAAAAACATTCACATTGTTTAGCTCAATATTTATAAATCATCTATTAGTTGGGGTAATAAAATACTTCATTCTCCCAATTACGAAGCTTAGCTCTTCCATCTTCTATGTCTAAAAGATATTGTGGTAATAATGGAGTTTTACCTTTACCTTTAGGAGCATTAACAATATAGGTAGGTATAGCCATTCCTGAAGTAAATCCTCTCAAGTTTTCCATGATCTCTAGACCTTCTTCAATTTTAACTTTGAAGTGTCCAGTACCCATAACTTCTTTCGGATGGAATATATAGTAAGGTTTCACGCGTATTCTTAGTAACTCCTGATTCAGCTTCTTCATAATATAAGGATGATTATTAATTCCCTTTAATAATACCGCCTGATTACCAAGAGGGATCCCTGCTCTAGTTAATAGATCTGTTGCTTGAGCCGCTTCTTCAGTGATTTCAGATGGTGAATTAAAGTGCGTATTTAAGTAAAGTGGGTGGTATTTACTCAACTCATCGCATAATTCTTTTGTAATTCTTTGAGGCATCGTAACAGGTGTACGTGTCCCGATTCTAATGATTTCTAAATGTGGTATCTGACGTAATTCTCTAAGTAACCAGAATAAAATGTCATCTTTAATCATCAAGGCGTCTCCTCCAGTAAGCAGCACATCACGTACTTCTGGATTATCTCTAACATAATCCACACATGCCTGTAACTCCTCCTTAGAAGTAGCTAAATCTTGTTGACCAATTGATCTCCTTCTTTGACAATGTCGACAATACATAGCACATTGATTGGTTACTTTTATAATTAAACGATCAGGATATCTTCTAGTAATATTCTCCACAGGTGACGTAAATTCTTCTCCCATTGGATCAGCTTCTCCGCCTTCAACCATTTCCACAATTGATGGAACCGATTGTTTTCTAACAGCACAATCTGGATTATGCGGTTCCATAATGCTTACATAATAGGGCGAAATAGCCCATCTGTATTTTTCACTTATTAATCGGATATTTTCTTTTTCTTCATCGGTTAAATTAATAACTTTAGCTAATTGGTCCACATCAGAAATTCGATTTTTTAATTGCCATCTCCAATCATTCCAGTCTTCTTCTGTACCACCTAGGAGTTGCAGTAATTTCTTTTTATTATCTTTGATCATGTCTTTATTTCTAAAGCCTGTAGGAATGCTTTGTTCATAATCCAAATAATCTTGAATTCTTGATTTTAATTCTTCCGCCCTATGAATTGATACGTCTCTGTTACTCATATATCATACCTCCTAAGTAATTTATTAACTCTTTCATGTATCATGAATTTTCTCGTCAAAAAAATACAGCATACATGCTGATATCTTTATTTTGTATTAGTTGTAATATTAAGTAAAATTATAAGCAGAAATATATTACTTTAAAAGAAAATAAAACTTCAATTTATCGAATTCAATGAATACTAAATCAGTATGTTCTCGTTCATATAAAGACAGCCGTGCCACCAAATTAATGACAAAGAGGCTAAGGATGGTTAACTCATTAAAAAAACACACAAAAATGAAGCATATATAATTTAATGTAGAAATTAGTCGACTATATGCATAGACAATGTTTATACCTATATTTAAATAACTTCTCTTCGATTAAAATGAGAATTTAGGCAGGTAAACAATAGATTAATTTCTTTAGACAAAGATAAAATGATACATTGTAATATTATAATACCATAAAAATCAGTTTAATGCAAGGAATTGTAAAAATATAGAAATAGTAAAACAATGCGGAATAATCGCCTAGATTTACCACATTGTTTCTATTTTAATAAAAATCTTCAATTGTAAATTTCTTTTGATGCTTAGAGAAATGTGTGTCAACGAAT contains:
- the eam gene encoding glutamate 2,3-aminomutase encodes the protein MSNRDVSIHRAEELKSRIQDYLDYEQSIPTGFRNKDMIKDNKKKLLQLLGGTEEDWNDWRWQLKNRISDVDQLAKVINLTDEEKENIRLISEKYRWAISPYYVSIMEPHNPDCAVRKQSVPSIVEMVEGGEADPMGEEFTSPVENITRRYPDRLIIKVTNQCAMYCRHCQRRRSIGQQDLATSKEELQACVDYVRDNPEVRDVLLTGGDALMIKDDILFWLLRELRQIPHLEIIRIGTRTPVTMPQRITKELCDELSKYHPLYLNTHFNSPSEITEEAAQATDLLTRAGIPLGNQAVLLKGINNHPYIMKKLNQELLRIRVKPYYIFHPKEVMGTGHFKVKIEEGLEIMENLRGFTSGMAIPTYIVNAPKGKGKTPLLPQYLLDIEDGRAKLRNWENEVFYYPN